One genomic region from Drosophila subpulchrella strain 33 F10 #4 breed RU33 chromosome 2R, RU_Dsub_v1.1 Primary Assembly, whole genome shotgun sequence encodes:
- the LOC119550695 gene encoding DDB1- and CUL4-associated factor 11, translating into MGNQLGIQMNSDDDEDFDSSENDLGFNVINFTVNALDMEVRTDYCNNDLPIIRSKPDLVKFQNTDMYKEIRASSGLVSNPDNRWNLVQALQQRENGIASPHSASFSKNQQRYISNLYIPNKKSTRLMSLDSKVFVTKFNPTGSKLLVACQDGFVRIYDGAKGTYHLLNRIRARDVEWSIIDADFSPNGQHFAYSTWSRSFFIMPVNGGEDDCQWIDVNGLPNHRLAIFSLRYSPTGDKIIGGSNNATVIVTDIRTRTTQILRTHRMPGNDVNSVCFLHDKDPNVIIAGCDDGLLKVYDLRTSFRSRELSKTVASFIGHYDGVTYIDSRNDGYHVLSNSKDQSIKIWDMRQPSNMRNRSRSRQQQLDLHMWDYRWNRVPRQFYNPNKELDGDTSIMTYRGHRVTKTLLRAKFSPMEQTGQRFIYTGCATGRIIIYDVLTGKIKEAIEGHRNVIRDLDWHPDRSEIVSGSWDTHVHLNNFSRSNANRPVKRANSSEQDKRPLRRSRRLANRNVTPD; encoded by the exons ATGGGGAATCAGTTGGGAATCCAGATGAATAGCGATGACGATGAAGACTTTGACTCCTCGGAAAACGATCTGGGCTTTAATGTGATTAACTTTACGGTGAATGCATTGGACATGGAAGTGCGCACTGACTATTGCAACAACGACCTGCCAATAATAAGAAGCAAGCCCGATCTTGTCAAGTTTCAG AACACTGATATGTACAAGGAGATCCGGGCATCGAGTGGCCTAGTGAGCAATCCAGACAATCGCTGGAATCTGGTGCAGGCCCTCCAGCAGCGAGAAAATGGGATAGCCTCGCCCCACAGCGCCTCGTTTTCCAAGAACCAGCAGCGCTACATTTCCAATCTCTACATACCAAACAAGAAGTCCACGCGCCTCATGTCGCTGGACTCGAAAGTCTTTGTGACCAAATTCAATCCCACGGGCAGCAAACTGCTGGTTGCTTGTCAAG ATGGCTTTGTGCGCATCTACGACGGCGCCAAGGGCACCTACCACCTGCTCAATCGCATTCGAGCCCGGGATGTGGAGTGGAGCATCATCGATGCGGATTTTAGCCCGAACGGCCAGCATTTTGCCTACAGCACCTGGTCCCGCTCAT TTTTCATCATGCCCGTGAATGGGGGCGAAGACGACTGCCAGTGGATCGACGTTAACGGTCTGCCCAACCATCGGCTAGCCATCTTCTCGCTGCGCTACTCGCCCACGGGCGACAAGATCATCGGCGGCAGCAACAATGCCACGGTCATCGTGACCGACATCCGCACAAGAACCACGCAGATCCTGCGCACCCACCGCATGCCCGGCAACGATGTGAATTCGGTGTGCTTCCTGCATGACAAGGACCCAAATGTGATAATTGCCGGGTGCGATGATGGCCTACTCAAGGTCTATGATCTGCGCACATCTTTCCGCTCGCGCGAGCTCTCCAAAACGGTGGCCTCCTTCATCGGTCATTACGATGGCGTCACCTATATCGACTCGCGCAACGACGGCTATCATGTGCTGTCCAACTCCAAAGACCAAAGCATTAAGATCTGGGACATGAGGCAGCCCAGCAATATGCGTAATCGCAGCCGCTCCAGACAGCAGCAGCTGGACCTCCACATGTGGGATTACCGCTGGAACCGCGTGCCTCGACAGT TTTACAATCCAAATAAGGAGCTGGATGGGGACACCAGCATTATGACCTATCGTGGTCATCGAGTTACCAAAACCCTGCTGCGGGCCAAGTTCTCGCCCATGGAGCAGACAGGACAGCGTTTCATTTACACTGGCTGTGCCACAGGACGTATTATAA TTTACGATGTACTTACTGGTAAGATTAAAGAGGCTATTGAAGGACATAGGAATGTGATAAGGGACCTGGACTGGCATCCAGATCGCTCCGAAATTGTGTCTGGTTCG TGGGATACTCATGTTCATCTGAACAACTTCAGCCGCAGCAACGCTAATCGTCCGGTGAAGCGAGCTAACAGCTCCGAACAGGACAAGAGACCCTTGCGACGATCGCGCCGTCTAGCGAATCGCAATGTGACACCAGACTAG
- the LOC119550694 gene encoding G patch domain-containing protein 4 isoform X1 produces MAMLAEPRRRKRYNLCPRGKALYEDENRFGTKMLEKMGWTKGNGLGAKQDGEKDFVRIRFKNDAEGLGFEARDDQWTTHEEGFNGLLKSLNGEENEANGKESEPEEEARPMGFGFKAEEPEEPSKKKLKENTSGMSLEERSKQSRARVHYKKFTRGKDLSQYSEKDLANIFGKKATDDIDAPAPVVALEEPKEEKIVDANFAGVQTVSTGLSVSDYFKQKMEAMKNRLMKGGEDSSTKDQDDTKANVHEEKLEETATENGQESSKKKKKKKDKERNVEPPVAEEEIEQSAPKTKKKKSKRSSQDETEPTETLCVEEKLVDIDESNPQKQKKKKKSKHQENTEDVTEIIEEPALKKKKSNGNKETAENSIGAEEKEERVPKKKKSKKTELVDSEVITIEDDLAKDTESITLDKTKETAENSIGSEEKERVPKKKSKKTELVDSEVIIIEDDLAKDTESKTLDEKASKRKRKSKIAEDANQQETVNTEINEETSTKKRKKSKEENKSVETDLIEQNETLPTESEANEKTSKKKRKSNNYVYPVPELRIPELALAVDAVVNKGGKHTNNVSAGSKSSGDKSDQSANLPNDLLSLEEIKEKLKLFNTCQISQFCAEKFQIFDLSAFKNSTLSEIVGYGTSDTIELEVTNNKGDERRILDLWNNKSLTEAMKSKRHARYPGTVKRNTLRAVKKRVAFQGI; encoded by the exons atggctaTGCTGGCGGAACCACGACGCCGCAAGCGGTACAACTTGTGTCCGCGCGGCAAGGCGCTCTATGAAG ATGAGAACCGCTTCGGTACCAAAATGCTGGAAAAGATGGGCTGGACAAAGGGCAATGGCCTGGGCGCCAAGCAGGATGGTGAAAAGGACTTTGTACGCATTCGCTTCAAGAACGACGCCGAAGGATTGGGTTTCGAGGCGAGGGATGACCAGTGGACCACTCACGAGGAGGGATTCAATGGGCTTCTGAAATCACTGAATGGCGAAGAAAATGAGGCTAATGGCAAGGAATCGGAACCCGAAGAGGAAGCCAGACCCATGGGATTCGGCTTCAAAGCCGAGGAACCAGAGGAGCCATCTAAGAAGAAACTTAAGGAGAACACCAGTGGAATGTCGCTGGAGGAGAGGTCGAAACAAAGCAGGGCCCGAGTGCACTATAAGAAGTTCACACGCGGCAAGGACTTGTCCCAGTACAGCGAAAAGGATTTGGCCAACATATTTGGCAAGAAGGCAACCGACGATATCGATGCACCAGCTCCCGTGGTGGCTCTTGAAGAGCCCAAGGAGGAAAAGATAGTTGATGCCAATTTTGCTGGCGTGCAAACCGTAAGCACGGGCCTTTCTGTCAGTGATTATTTCAAGCAAAAAATGGAGGCCATGAAAAACAGGCTGATGAAAGGAGGTGAGGACAGTTCAACAAAGGATCAAGACGATACTAAGGCTAATGTCCACGAGGAGAAGCTCGAGGAAACCGCAACAGAGAATGGCCAAGAGTCcagcaaaaaaaagaagaaaaagaagGACAAGGAAAGGAATGTCGAGCCACCAGTTGCAGAGGAAGAAATAGAGCAGAGTGCTCCCAAAACTAAGAAAAAGAAGTCTAAACGGTCGTCTCAAGATGAAACCGAGCCAACAGAGACCCTCTGCGTTGAGGAAAAACTAGTAGATATCGACGAATCGAACCCTCaaaagcaaaagaaaaaaaagaagagcAAACACCAAGAAAATACAGAAGATGTGACAGAAATAATTGAAGAGcctgcattaaaaaagaagaaGTCTAATGGAAATAAAGAAACTGCTGAGAATTCAATAGGAGCCGAAGAAAAAGAAGAACGTGTCCCAAAAAAGAAGAAGTCCAAGAAGACTGAGTTGGTGGACTCTGAagtaattacaattgaggatGACTTAGCAAAAGATACAGAATCTATAACTTTAGATAAAACGAAAGAAACTGCAGAAAATTCAATAGGATCCGAAGAAAAAGAACGTGTCCCAAAAAAGAAGTCCAAGAAGACTGAGTTGGTGGACTCTGAAGTAATTATAATTGAGGACGACTTAGCAAAAGATACAGAATCTAAAACTTTAGATGAAAAAGCTAGTAAGAGGAAAAGAAAATCTAAAATCGCCGAAGATGCCAACCAACAAGAGACGGTAAACACTGAAATAAACGAAGAAACCTCTACAAAAAAGAGAAAGAAGTCGAAGGAAGAAAATAAAAGTGTTGAAACCGATTTGATCGAGCAAAACGAAACACTGCCTACCGAATCTGAAGCTAATGAAAAAACCTCTAAGAAGAAAAGGAAATCCAACAATTATGTGTACCCCGTACCTGAACTGCGGATTCCTGAGCTCGCTCTAGCCGTGGATGCGGTAGTCAATAAAGGAGGAAAGCACACGAACAACGTAAGTGCTGGCAGTAAATCCTCCGGCGATAAAAGCGATCAGTCAGCGAATCTGCCTAACGACCTCTTATCACTGGAAGAGATCaaagaaaaactaaaattattCAATACTTGTCAAATTTCTCAATTTTGTGCAGAAAAATTCCAAATTTTCGACCTGAGTGCGTTTAAAAACTCGACGCTGAGCGAGATCGTGGGCTATGGGACCAGCGATACCATCGAGCTGGAGGTGACTAATAATAAGGGCGATGAACGGCGAATCCTTGATCTTTGGAACAATAAATCCCTTACAGAAGCTATGAAATCTAAGCGGCATGCACGTTATCCGGGGACGGTGAAGCGAAACACTCTTCGAGCAGTAAAAAAAAGGGTCGCATTTCAAGGAATTTAG
- the LOC119550694 gene encoding PIN2/TERF1-interacting telomerase inhibitor 1 isoform X2 — protein MAMLAEPRRRKRYNLCPRGKALYEDENRFGTKMLEKMGWTKGNGLGAKQDGEKDFVRIRFKNDAEGLGFEARDDQWTTHEEGFNGLLKSLNGEENEANGKESEPEEEARPMGFGFKAEEPEEPSKKKLKENTSGMSLEERSKQSRARVHYKKFTRGKDLSQYSEKDLANIFGKKATDDIDAPAPVVALEEPKEEKIVDANFAGVQTVSTGLSVSDYFKQKMEAMKNRLMKGGEDSSTKDQDDTKANVHEEKLEETATENGQESSKKKKKKKDKERNVEPPVAEEEIEQSAPKTKKKKSKRSSQDETEPTETLCVEEKLVDIDESNPQKQKKKKKSKHQENTEDVTEIIEEPALKKKKSNGNKETAENSIGAEEKEERVPKKKKSKKTELVDSEVITIEDDLAKDTESITLDKTKETAENSIGSEEKERVPKKKSKKTELVDSEVIIIEDDLAKDTESKTLDEKASKRKRKSKIAEDANQQETVNTEINEETSTKKRKKSKEENKSVETDLIEQNETLPTESEANEKTSKKKRKSNNYVYPVPELRIPELALAVDAVVNKGGKHTNNKNSKFST, from the exons atggctaTGCTGGCGGAACCACGACGCCGCAAGCGGTACAACTTGTGTCCGCGCGGCAAGGCGCTCTATGAAG ATGAGAACCGCTTCGGTACCAAAATGCTGGAAAAGATGGGCTGGACAAAGGGCAATGGCCTGGGCGCCAAGCAGGATGGTGAAAAGGACTTTGTACGCATTCGCTTCAAGAACGACGCCGAAGGATTGGGTTTCGAGGCGAGGGATGACCAGTGGACCACTCACGAGGAGGGATTCAATGGGCTTCTGAAATCACTGAATGGCGAAGAAAATGAGGCTAATGGCAAGGAATCGGAACCCGAAGAGGAAGCCAGACCCATGGGATTCGGCTTCAAAGCCGAGGAACCAGAGGAGCCATCTAAGAAGAAACTTAAGGAGAACACCAGTGGAATGTCGCTGGAGGAGAGGTCGAAACAAAGCAGGGCCCGAGTGCACTATAAGAAGTTCACACGCGGCAAGGACTTGTCCCAGTACAGCGAAAAGGATTTGGCCAACATATTTGGCAAGAAGGCAACCGACGATATCGATGCACCAGCTCCCGTGGTGGCTCTTGAAGAGCCCAAGGAGGAAAAGATAGTTGATGCCAATTTTGCTGGCGTGCAAACCGTAAGCACGGGCCTTTCTGTCAGTGATTATTTCAAGCAAAAAATGGAGGCCATGAAAAACAGGCTGATGAAAGGAGGTGAGGACAGTTCAACAAAGGATCAAGACGATACTAAGGCTAATGTCCACGAGGAGAAGCTCGAGGAAACCGCAACAGAGAATGGCCAAGAGTCcagcaaaaaaaagaagaaaaagaagGACAAGGAAAGGAATGTCGAGCCACCAGTTGCAGAGGAAGAAATAGAGCAGAGTGCTCCCAAAACTAAGAAAAAGAAGTCTAAACGGTCGTCTCAAGATGAAACCGAGCCAACAGAGACCCTCTGCGTTGAGGAAAAACTAGTAGATATCGACGAATCGAACCCTCaaaagcaaaagaaaaaaaagaagagcAAACACCAAGAAAATACAGAAGATGTGACAGAAATAATTGAAGAGcctgcattaaaaaagaagaaGTCTAATGGAAATAAAGAAACTGCTGAGAATTCAATAGGAGCCGAAGAAAAAGAAGAACGTGTCCCAAAAAAGAAGAAGTCCAAGAAGACTGAGTTGGTGGACTCTGAagtaattacaattgaggatGACTTAGCAAAAGATACAGAATCTATAACTTTAGATAAAACGAAAGAAACTGCAGAAAATTCAATAGGATCCGAAGAAAAAGAACGTGTCCCAAAAAAGAAGTCCAAGAAGACTGAGTTGGTGGACTCTGAAGTAATTATAATTGAGGACGACTTAGCAAAAGATACAGAATCTAAAACTTTAGATGAAAAAGCTAGTAAGAGGAAAAGAAAATCTAAAATCGCCGAAGATGCCAACCAACAAGAGACGGTAAACACTGAAATAAACGAAGAAACCTCTACAAAAAAGAGAAAGAAGTCGAAGGAAGAAAATAAAAGTGTTGAAACCGATTTGATCGAGCAAAACGAAACACTGCCTACCGAATCTGAAGCTAATGAAAAAACCTCTAAGAAGAAAAGGAAATCCAACAATTATGTGTACCCCGTACCTGAACTGCGGATTCCTGAGCTCGCTCTAGCCGTGGATGCGGTAGTCAATAAAGGAGGAAAGCACACGAACAAC AAAAATTCCAAATTTTCGACCTGA